The Candidatus Polarisedimenticolia bacterium genome window below encodes:
- the carB gene encoding carbamoyl-phosphate synthase (glutamine-hydrolyzing) large subunit — protein MKRPTERRRAHRDHPTRVLVLGSGALKIGEAGEFDYSGSQAIKALKEEGVEVWLVNPNIATIQTSPGLADRIFLLPVTPHFVSRVIARGKPDGILLSFGGQTALNCGLALHREGVLRRHGVRVLGTPIAAIEKTEDRARFARELRSIGVDVPRSGAARDVSGALAESRRIGYPVMMRTAFTLGGRGSGIARSEGELRRMAAEAFTTSPQVLVEEDLTGWKEVEYEVVRDAADNCITVCNMENVDPLGVHTGESIVVAPSQTLTDEEYFFLRALAFKVIRHFGIVGECNIQFALDPRSNRYRVIEVNARLSRSSALASKATGYPLARIAAKLALGHLLPDLKNSMNDTTTACFEPALDYMVVKMPKWDLEKFQGASHFIGSEMKSVGEVMAIGRSFEEALQKGCRMLGDGIQGLVGNDFNIRQSLRDVSQPTPRRVFALAESLARGRPVSELHARTGIDPWFLEKMKRIVALRGVLGAAGRRRGGRGPLPAALLRLVKEAGFADEQIAAFTGRSAAAVARRRAAAGVVPVVKQIDTLAAEWPVKTNYLYTTYHGTEDDLVPADGERKVLVLGSGAYRIGSSVEFDWCCVSATEALRRLGYSPIVINCNPETVSTDYDMGHTLYFEELTFERIHDIYLKERPLGVLLAFGGQIPNNHALACAAAGIRVFGTRPEDIDRAEDRHKFSSLLDRLGVPQPAWAEVTSRREALRFAARVGFPVLVRPSYVLSGAAMRIASDGAGLAAALKGAEEVSRRHPVVLSKFVEGAKELEADAVAVRGRVLAVAVTEHVENAGVHSGDATVVLPPQKIYLETVRRIRSITAELARGLRITGPFNVQFLAVDNQVMVIECNLRASRSFPFISKVSGVDFVDLATRAMMGAEVRPMPASLLDLDHIGVKAPQFSFSRIKGADPALRVEMASTGEVACLGHDLPDAFLKAILAAGFKPPTRKQVLLTIGSLRDKTRFLPSARALHDLGFTLYATRYTSRFLEDNGVPNVRLYKIHERRKPSLLDYITPNRLDLIINVPAGYDRKELTDGYIIRRRATDVGIPLFTNLQLAELFVKSIASTKWDDLKIEPYDHYVAPAAGWSRSGAGESRGPAFAREAAREGESGAGRDGPSPLAVGRKPGRRRIRVGPEAQAVLA, from the coding sequence GTGAAGCGCCCGACGGAGCGGCGGCGCGCGCACCGCGACCATCCGACGCGCGTCCTCGTCCTGGGCTCCGGGGCGCTCAAGATCGGCGAGGCCGGGGAGTTCGACTACTCCGGATCGCAGGCGATCAAGGCGCTCAAGGAGGAGGGGGTCGAGGTCTGGCTGGTCAACCCGAACATCGCCACGATCCAGACTTCCCCGGGGCTCGCCGACCGGATCTTCCTGCTGCCCGTCACCCCGCACTTCGTGTCCCGGGTGATCGCCCGCGGGAAGCCCGACGGCATCCTCCTGTCGTTCGGAGGCCAGACGGCGCTCAACTGCGGGCTGGCCCTGCACCGGGAAGGGGTGCTGCGAAGGCACGGCGTGCGGGTCCTGGGCACGCCGATCGCGGCGATCGAGAAGACCGAAGACCGTGCCCGGTTCGCGCGCGAGCTGCGCTCGATCGGCGTCGACGTGCCGCGCAGCGGCGCCGCCCGCGACGTGTCCGGGGCGCTGGCCGAGTCGCGGCGCATCGGGTACCCGGTCATGATGCGCACCGCCTTCACGCTGGGCGGGCGCGGTTCGGGCATCGCCCGGAGCGAAGGCGAGCTCAGGCGCATGGCCGCGGAGGCGTTCACCACTTCCCCCCAGGTGCTGGTCGAGGAGGACCTGACGGGGTGGAAGGAGGTCGAGTACGAAGTCGTGCGCGACGCGGCCGACAACTGCATCACGGTGTGCAACATGGAAAACGTCGACCCGCTCGGCGTGCATACCGGCGAGTCGATCGTGGTGGCGCCGTCGCAGACCCTGACCGACGAGGAGTACTTCTTCCTGCGCGCGCTGGCGTTCAAGGTGATCCGCCACTTCGGGATCGTCGGCGAATGCAACATCCAGTTCGCCCTCGACCCGCGCTCGAACCGCTATCGCGTCATCGAGGTGAACGCCCGGCTGTCCCGGTCGTCCGCCCTGGCGAGCAAGGCGACCGGCTACCCGCTCGCCCGCATCGCCGCCAAGCTGGCTCTCGGGCACCTCCTGCCGGATCTGAAGAACTCGATGAACGACACCACGACCGCCTGCTTCGAGCCGGCCCTCGACTACATGGTGGTCAAGATGCCGAAATGGGACCTGGAGAAGTTCCAGGGCGCCTCCCACTTCATCGGCAGCGAAATGAAATCGGTCGGAGAGGTGATGGCGATCGGCCGCAGCTTCGAAGAGGCGCTGCAGAAGGGCTGCCGGATGCTGGGCGACGGCATCCAGGGTCTGGTGGGCAACGACTTCAACATCCGCCAGTCGCTCCGGGACGTCTCGCAGCCGACGCCGCGCCGCGTCTTCGCCCTGGCGGAGTCCCTGGCGCGCGGCCGGCCCGTCTCCGAGCTGCATGCCCGGACGGGGATCGACCCCTGGTTCCTCGAGAAGATGAAGCGGATCGTGGCGCTGCGCGGCGTCCTCGGGGCCGCCGGTCGCCGCCGGGGCGGGCGCGGCCCCCTCCCCGCGGCACTGCTGCGACTGGTCAAGGAGGCCGGCTTCGCCGACGAGCAGATTGCCGCGTTCACTGGGCGCTCCGCCGCAGCGGTGGCGCGGCGCCGCGCGGCTGCCGGCGTCGTCCCGGTGGTGAAGCAGATCGACACGCTCGCCGCCGAGTGGCCGGTGAAGACGAACTACCTGTACACAACTTACCACGGGACCGAGGACGACCTGGTCCCGGCCGACGGAGAACGGAAGGTCCTGGTCCTGGGGTCGGGGGCCTATCGCATCGGCTCGTCGGTCGAGTTCGACTGGTGCTGCGTGTCGGCCACCGAGGCGCTGCGCCGCCTCGGCTACTCGCCGATCGTGATCAACTGCAATCCGGAGACGGTCTCCACCGACTACGACATGGGGCACACCCTCTACTTCGAGGAGCTGACCTTCGAGCGCATCCACGACATCTACCTGAAGGAGAGGCCCCTCGGGGTCCTGCTGGCGTTCGGGGGACAGATTCCGAACAACCACGCCCTGGCGTGCGCCGCGGCCGGAATCCGGGTGTTCGGCACCCGGCCGGAGGACATCGACCGGGCCGAAGATCGCCACAAGTTTTCCTCGCTTCTGGATCGGCTCGGCGTGCCACAACCGGCCTGGGCCGAGGTGACCTCGCGCCGCGAGGCGCTGCGTTTCGCCGCCCGCGTCGGCTTTCCGGTCCTGGTCCGCCCGTCCTATGTCCTGTCCGGCGCCGCGATGCGCATCGCCTCGGACGGTGCGGGGCTCGCGGCCGCCTTGAAGGGGGCGGAGGAGGTGTCGCGCCGGCACCCGGTGGTGCTTTCAAAATTCGTGGAGGGCGCCAAAGAGCTGGAAGCGGACGCGGTGGCAGTGCGGGGAAGGGTCCTGGCGGTCGCGGTGACGGAGCACGTGGAGAACGCCGGTGTCCACTCGGGGGACGCCACCGTGGTCCTGCCGCCCCAGAAGATCTACCTCGAGACGGTGCGGCGCATCCGGTCGATCACCGCCGAGCTGGCCCGGGGCTTGAGAATCACCGGGCCGTTCAACGTCCAGTTCCTGGCGGTGGACAACCAGGTCATGGTCATCGAATGCAACCTGCGCGCCTCGCGCTCGTTCCCGTTCATCTCCAAGGTGAGCGGCGTCGATTTCGTGGACCTGGCGACCCGGGCCATGATGGGAGCCGAAGTGCGCCCTATGCCGGCCTCGCTCCTCGACCTCGATCACATCGGCGTGAAGGCGCCGCAGTTCTCGTTCTCGCGCATCAAGGGGGCGGACCCGGCGCTGCGGGTCGAGATGGCCTCGACCGGGGAGGTGGCCTGCCTGGGGCATGACCTTCCGGACGCCTTCCTGAAAGCGATCCTGGCCGCCGGTTTCAAGCCCCCGACACGCAAGCAGGTGCTCCTGACGATCGGGTCGCTGCGGGACAAGACGCGCTTCCTGCCCTCGGCCCGCGCCCTCCACGACTTGGGCTTCACGCTTTACGCGACGCGTTACACCTCGCGCTTCCTGGAGGACAACGGCGTTCCGAACGTGCGGCTCTACAAGATCCACGAGCGGCGCAAGCCCTCCCTTCTCGACTACATCACGCCGAACCGGCTGGACCTGATCATCAACGTGCCTGCCGGCTACGACCGGAAGGAGCTGACCGACGGCTACATC
- the carA gene encoding glutamine-hydrolyzing carbamoyl-phosphate synthase small subunit, translating to MRRQTTRGRLVLQDGTVFPGVSFGSPQPVAGEVVFTTGMVGYPEALTDPSYRGQILLFTYPSLGNYGVPRPRPAGEDGLTDRPWESDRIHASGVVCAAYSESFSHHTAATSLGDWLAGESVPGLTGVDTRALTKKIRIHGALLGRIEIEGRVAPEFVDPNERNLVEEVSARQVARYGRGGVPVVLIDCGRKNNQARMLVRMGAEVIVVPWDHDLRSLARQCAGVVISNGPGDPRLAARTVATARWLMRRRVPILGICLGHQLLALAAGARTYKMKFGHRAHNQPCVETRGGRCYQTSQNHGYAVDGASLPRGWEAWFRNANDGTNEGIRHQSGPWRSVQFHPEAAPGPTGTEWILEEFLGEIR from the coding sequence GTGCGGCGCCAGACGACGCGAGGCCGGCTGGTCCTCCAGGACGGCACCGTGTTCCCCGGCGTGTCCTTCGGATCTCCGCAGCCGGTCGCCGGCGAGGTGGTGTTCACCACGGGGATGGTCGGCTATCCGGAGGCCCTCACCGACCCCTCCTATCGCGGCCAGATCCTCCTGTTCACCTATCCGTCCCTGGGAAACTACGGCGTCCCCCGGCCGCGGCCGGCCGGCGAGGACGGCCTGACGGATCGCCCCTGGGAATCGGATCGGATCCATGCCTCAGGAGTCGTCTGCGCCGCGTACTCGGAGAGCTTCTCGCACCACACGGCGGCCACCAGCCTGGGAGACTGGCTCGCCGGCGAGAGCGTCCCCGGGCTGACCGGGGTCGACACGCGGGCGCTCACCAAGAAGATCAGAATTCACGGCGCCCTTCTCGGCCGGATCGAGATCGAGGGGCGCGTGGCGCCGGAGTTCGTCGATCCGAACGAGCGCAACCTGGTCGAGGAGGTGTCGGCACGCCAGGTGGCCCGATACGGCCGGGGCGGCGTGCCGGTGGTCCTCATCGACTGCGGCCGCAAGAACAACCAGGCGAGGATGCTGGTCAGGATGGGGGCGGAGGTGATCGTCGTCCCGTGGGACCACGACCTCCGATCCCTGGCGCGCCAGTGCGCCGGCGTGGTCATCAGCAACGGGCCCGGCGATCCCCGGCTCGCCGCGCGGACCGTCGCGACCGCCCGCTGGCTCATGCGCCGCAGGGTTCCGATCCTGGGAATCTGCCTCGGGCACCAGCTCCTGGCGCTGGCCGCCGGGGCGCGCACGTACAAGATGAAATTCGGCCACCGGGCGCACAACCAGCCATGCGTCGAGACGCGCGGGGGCCGCTGCTACCAGACGAGCCAGAACCACGGCTACGCCGTCGACGGCGCAAGCCTGCCGCGCGGCTGGGAGGCGTGGTTCCGGAACGCCAACGACGGGACCAACGAGGGGATCAGGCACCAGAGCGGCCCGTGGCGATCGGTCCAGTTCCACCCCGAGGCGGCCCCGGGCCCGACCGGAACGGAATGGATCCTGGAGGAGTTCCTGGGGGAGATCCGGTGA
- a CDS encoding aminotransferase class IV → MSERINVNGVLGPPDRAVVSPLDRGFLYGDGVYETLRTYGGRPFLLREHLDRLRRSAERLDIPYEGTPVDVGREILRTIADTGAAEAAVRVVLTRGPGPIGYDPVPCGPPTVVIYARPCPEIPEAWLREGVDVAIVDVTRNAPTALDPAIKSGNLLNNFLAWQESRRLGAYEPILLNASGRLAEGATSNVFLVRKNRLTTPRLEEGLLEGITRGAVLGLARRDGIETTEEALGPDDLRQADEAFLTGTLKGVLPIRRCDGWPIRHGRPGAITLRIMGLFQDLAQAEAKAGSAPGSILR, encoded by the coding sequence GTGTCCGAGCGGATCAACGTCAACGGCGTCCTCGGCCCGCCCGACCGGGCGGTGGTGTCCCCCCTGGATCGGGGCTTCCTCTACGGTGATGGCGTCTACGAGACCCTCCGCACGTATGGCGGCCGACCGTTCCTCCTGCGGGAGCACCTCGATCGCCTGCGCCGCTCCGCCGAGCGGCTGGATATTCCCTACGAGGGAACCCCGGTCGACGTCGGGAGGGAGATTCTCCGCACCATCGCCGACACCGGCGCGGCCGAAGCCGCCGTGCGGGTCGTCCTGACGCGCGGCCCCGGACCGATCGGCTACGACCCGGTGCCGTGCGGCCCGCCGACCGTCGTGATCTACGCCCGCCCCTGCCCGGAGATCCCGGAAGCCTGGCTGCGCGAGGGGGTGGACGTCGCCATCGTGGACGTGACGCGCAACGCCCCGACGGCGCTCGATCCGGCCATCAAATCGGGCAATCTGCTCAACAACTTCCTGGCATGGCAGGAGTCCAGGCGCCTGGGAGCCTACGAGCCGATCCTGCTCAACGCCTCCGGGCGCCTGGCCGAGGGGGCCACGAGCAACGTGTTCCTGGTGCGGAAGAACCGGCTGACGACCCCCCGCCTCGAGGAGGGGCTCCTCGAGGGAATCACGCGCGGTGCGGTCCTCGGGCTGGCGCGGCGCGACGGAATCGAGACCACGGAAGAGGCGCTCGGACCGGATGACCTGCGTCAGGCCGACGAGGCGTTTCTGACCGGCACGCTGAAAGGCGTCCTGCCGATTCGCCGCTGCGACGGCTGGCCGATCCGCCACGGCCGGCCCGGGGCGATCACGCTCAGGATCATGGGCCTCTTCCAGGATCTCGCTCAGGCCGAGGCGAAGGCCGGCTCGGCCCCCGGATCGATCCTCAGGTAG
- a CDS encoding metallophosphoesterase, with the protein MASPDAPIVLLGDAHLREDDPEIAAFVRFLDALPGDIRTLAILGDLFAVWIGSPDLQRPHHRRVIAALERLRARGCVLLYIEGNHDFFLERMDGGRPFDRLAPDSLEITESGRRVHLAHGDLVNSRDRQYLAWRRLSKSRLFFSCFSLLPAGARLAIADRLETRLAKTNVEFRGGFPFSECEAYARRRIGVGDEILVFGHFHDERRIDYRVGESRGSVFVLPAWRTGHRYLRIDPGAEPAFASA; encoded by the coding sequence ATGGCGTCGCCTGATGCGCCGATCGTCCTCCTGGGAGACGCCCACCTGCGCGAGGACGACCCCGAGATCGCCGCATTCGTCCGGTTTCTCGACGCCCTGCCGGGCGACATCCGCACGCTGGCCATCCTGGGAGACCTGTTCGCCGTCTGGATCGGTTCGCCCGATCTCCAGCGTCCGCACCATCGACGCGTCATCGCGGCGCTCGAGCGCCTGCGCGCGCGAGGTTGCGTCCTGCTGTACATCGAGGGGAACCACGATTTCTTCCTGGAGCGGATGGATGGGGGCCGGCCGTTCGACCGGCTTGCCCCGGACTCCCTCGAGATCACGGAGTCGGGACGCCGGGTCCACCTGGCGCACGGCGACCTGGTCAACTCGCGCGACCGCCAGTACCTGGCGTGGCGCCGCCTGTCCAAGAGTCGTCTGTTTTTCTCCTGCTTCAGCCTGCTGCCGGCGGGTGCCCGGCTGGCCATCGCCGATCGGCTGGAGACGCGGCTCGCGAAGACCAACGTCGAGTTTCGCGGCGGCTTCCCGTTTTCCGAATGCGAGGCGTATGCGCGCCGTCGGATCGGGGTCGGGGACGAGATCCTGGTGTTCGGCCACTTCCACGACGAGCGCCGGATCGACTACAGGGTGGGGGAGAGCCGCGGGTCGGTGTTCGTCCTGCCGGCCTGGCGCACCGGCCACCGCTACCTGAGGATCGATCCGGGGGCCGAGCCGGCCTTCGCCTCGGCCTGA
- the tgt gene encoding tRNA guanosine(34) transglycosylase Tgt: protein MSAAFSFHTLARDPGSAARRGRITTPHGTIETPAFMPVGTAGAVKAMAPEELEALGFEMILGNTYHLALRPGEDVVRRLGGLHRFMGWERAILTDSGGFQVLSLADLRTVSDDGVDFRSHLDGSLLSMTPERSMQIQEALGSDIAMVFDDCPALPSDPPRIEAAVRRTTLWARRSRDAFRSEGRALFGIVQGGDDRALREQSAAEITAVGFEGHAIGGVSVGESVGLSRAIVDLTVPLLPADRPRYLMGMGTPDDLVEMIGLGCDLFDCVLPTRNARNGSLFTSAGRLSIKRREFADDPRPVDESCTCPVCRRFSRAYLRHLFMAGEILAMRLNTLHNLHVYADLMRGARAAIEAGRYAEFAAGRRAMGDAKIASEEIG, encoded by the coding sequence GTGAGCGCGGCCTTCTCGTTCCACACGCTGGCGCGCGACCCCGGATCGGCGGCGCGGCGCGGCCGGATCACCACGCCCCACGGCACCATCGAGACGCCGGCGTTCATGCCGGTGGGCACGGCCGGGGCGGTGAAGGCGATGGCGCCCGAGGAGCTCGAGGCCCTCGGGTTCGAGATGATTCTCGGCAACACCTATCACCTTGCCCTCCGTCCCGGCGAAGACGTGGTGCGGCGTCTCGGCGGCCTGCACCGCTTCATGGGATGGGAGCGCGCCATCCTGACCGACAGCGGCGGCTTCCAGGTGCTGAGCCTCGCCGACCTGCGGACCGTGTCCGACGACGGGGTCGATTTCCGCTCGCACCTGGACGGATCCCTTCTGTCGATGACACCGGAGCGCAGCATGCAGATCCAGGAGGCGCTCGGCAGCGACATCGCGATGGTCTTCGACGACTGCCCGGCCCTGCCTTCCGATCCGCCCCGGATCGAGGCGGCCGTCAGACGGACGACCCTGTGGGCGCGGCGGAGCCGCGACGCGTTCCGGAGCGAGGGACGGGCGCTGTTCGGCATCGTCCAGGGCGGCGACGATCGCGCGCTGCGGGAGCAGAGCGCGGCGGAGATCACCGCCGTCGGGTTCGAGGGGCACGCCATCGGCGGCGTCTCGGTGGGCGAATCCGTCGGGCTCAGCCGAGCCATCGTGGATCTCACCGTGCCGCTCCTGCCGGCGGACCGCCCGCGCTACCTGATGGGCATGGGCACGCCGGACGACCTGGTCGAGATGATCGGGCTGGGGTGCGACCTGTTCGACTGTGTCCTGCCGACACGCAACGCGCGCAACGGGAGCCTGTTCACCTCCGCGGGACGCCTGTCGATCAAGCGGCGGGAGTTTGCGGACGACCCACGACCGGTGGACGAGTCGTGCACGTGCCCCGTCTGCCGGCGCTTTTCGCGCGCCTACCTGCGCCACCTCTTCATGGCGGGGGAGATCCTGGCCATGCGGCTTAACACTCTGCACAACCTGCATGTCTACGCGGATCTGATGCGGGGCGCGCGCGCCGCGATCGAGGCCGGCCGCTATGCCGAGTTCGCCGCCGGCAGGCGTGCCATGGGGGACGCGAAGATTGCGAGCGAGGAAATCGGGTGA
- the queA gene encoding tRNA preQ1(34) S-adenosylmethionine ribosyltransferase-isomerase QueA — protein MKLEEFDYRLPPDRVAQVPAARRDASRLLVLDRGSPGVEEAAFASIGDHLAAGDLLVLNDTRVIPARLRCRKSTGGLVELLLVAREGSDPLGRTWICLASASRGLKSGSRLGIAPGFEAEFLGEAAGGRVRVRLHAEGGDLEGAIERHGTVPLPPYIRRDGADARDAIDRERYQTVYARANGAIAAPTAGLHFTEELLEGLRARGIGTAALTLHVGPGTFQPVRSAIVEEHRLLPEAFRLPEETAAAVAGCRARGGRVVAVGTTVVRVLEERARGDGRVEPGEGWCGAYITPGHRFRAVDALLTNFHLPRTSLLILVAAFAGRERILAAYEEAIARGLRFYSYGDAMLIL, from the coding sequence ATGAAGCTCGAAGAGTTCGACTACCGCCTGCCGCCGGACCGCGTGGCGCAGGTGCCGGCCGCGCGGCGGGACGCCTCCCGCCTGCTGGTGCTCGACCGGGGGAGCCCGGGAGTCGAGGAGGCGGCCTTCGCCTCGATTGGCGATCACCTCGCCGCGGGGGACCTGCTGGTCCTGAACGACACGCGCGTGATCCCGGCGCGACTGCGTTGCCGGAAGTCCACGGGGGGGCTGGTGGAGCTCCTGCTGGTGGCGCGCGAGGGGTCCGATCCCCTTGGCCGGACCTGGATCTGCCTGGCGTCCGCGTCTCGCGGCCTGAAATCGGGATCGCGGCTCGGCATCGCCCCCGGATTCGAGGCGGAATTCCTGGGCGAGGCCGCGGGAGGACGCGTGCGTGTGCGGCTCCACGCCGAAGGCGGAGACCTCGAAGGTGCGATCGAGCGGCACGGGACGGTCCCGCTGCCTCCCTATATCCGGCGGGACGGCGCGGACGCGCGGGACGCGATCGACCGGGAGCGGTACCAGACGGTGTACGCGCGGGCGAACGGCGCCATCGCGGCGCCGACGGCGGGGCTCCACTTCACGGAGGAGCTTCTGGAAGGGCTGCGCGCCCGGGGAATCGGCACCGCCGCCCTGACGCTCCATGTTGGCCCGGGAACGTTTCAGCCGGTGCGCTCCGCGATCGTCGAGGAGCACCGGCTGCTGCCGGAGGCCTTCCGGCTGCCGGAGGAAACGGCCGCGGCCGTCGCGGGCTGCCGGGCGCGCGGCGGGCGCGTCGTGGCCGTGGGGACGACGGTCGTCAGGGTGCTGGAGGAGCGGGCCCGCGGCGACGGAAGGGTCGAGCCGGGCGAGGGATGGTGCGGAGCCTATATCACGCCGGGGCACCGGTTCCGGGCCGTGGACGCGCTCCTGACGAATTTCCACCTGCCGCGGACCTCGCTGCTGATCCTGGTCGCCGCCTTCGCGGGACGGGAGCGCATCCTGGCCGCCTACGAGGAAGCCATCGCGCGGGGCCTGCGTTTCTACTCGTACGGCGACGCGATGCTGATCCTGTGA
- the queC gene encoding 7-cyano-7-deazaguanine synthase QueC produces MHPAAGDRRLAVVLLSGGMDSCVAAAIARQTCEPALLHVSYGQRTEARELRAFHAIADHYGIARRLVARLEHLKAIGGSALTDDTRDAVNARRPDSTIPDTYVPLRNTHLLAMAASWAEVLGARPIYIGAVEEDGSGYPDCREEYYREFNRLLSVAARPEARLHVVTPLIHMSKADIVREGLRLEAPLHLTWSCYTRQEIACGRCESCALRLKGFREAGARDPIPYPP; encoded by the coding sequence ATGCACCCAGCAGCCGGCGACAGGCGTCTGGCCGTCGTGCTCTTGAGCGGCGGCATGGACTCGTGCGTGGCCGCCGCCATCGCCCGCCAGACGTGCGAGCCTGCGCTGCTGCACGTCTCGTATGGTCAGAGGACGGAGGCGCGCGAGCTCCGGGCCTTTCACGCCATCGCCGACCACTACGGGATCGCCCGGCGGCTCGTCGCCCGGCTCGAGCACCTGAAGGCGATCGGTGGATCGGCGCTGACCGACGACACCCGCGATGCCGTGAACGCCCGCCGCCCCGACTCGACGATCCCCGACACGTACGTCCCCCTGCGCAACACCCACCTGCTCGCCATGGCCGCCTCCTGGGCCGAGGTCCTGGGGGCTCGCCCGATCTACATCGGCGCGGTCGAGGAGGACGGCAGCGGCTACCCCGACTGCCGGGAGGAGTATTACCGGGAGTTCAACCGGCTCCTCAGCGTGGCGGCGCGGCCGGAGGCGCGGCTCCACGTCGTGACCCCGCTCATCCACATGAGCAAGGCGGACATCGTCAGGGAGGGGCTGCGGCTCGAGGCTCCTCTGCATCTGACCTGGTCCTGCTACACGCGGCAGGAGATCGCCTGCGGCCGCTGCGAATCCTGCGCGCTGCGCCTGAAAGGGTTCCGTGAGGCCGGCGCCCGCGACCCGATTCCGTACCCACCATGA
- the queE gene encoding 7-carboxy-7-deazaguanine synthase QueE → MSAASVRPERATTLLRINEIFHSIQGESRHAGRPCVFVRLTGCNLRCAWCDTAYAFEEGIDLPIAAILERIAAYGTRYVLVTGGEPLAQESVHDLTGELCDRGHEVAMETGGSLDLSPLDRRVMVVMDLKCPGSGMSGQNRWENLELLKPSDEVKFVLAGRSDYEWARDVVTRLRLDERVGVLFSPVHGVLHPRPLSEWVLADRLPVRVQLQIHKYIWPPDLRGV, encoded by the coding sequence GTGAGCGCGGCGTCGGTCCGGCCGGAGCGCGCGACGACGCTCCTCAGGATCAACGAGATCTTCCACTCGATCCAGGGGGAGTCGCGCCACGCGGGGCGGCCGTGCGTGTTCGTCCGGCTGACTGGCTGCAACCTGCGCTGCGCGTGGTGCGACACTGCCTACGCCTTCGAGGAGGGAATCGACCTCCCGATCGCCGCCATCCTCGAGCGGATCGCGGCGTACGGCACGCGGTACGTCCTGGTGACGGGCGGCGAGCCGCTGGCCCAGGAAAGCGTCCATGATCTGACCGGCGAGTTGTGCGACCGCGGCCACGAGGTCGCGATGGAAACGGGAGGAAGCCTCGACCTCTCGCCGCTCGACAGGCGGGTGATGGTGGTGATGGACTTGAAGTGTCCCGGAAGCGGCATGAGCGGGCAGAACCGCTGGGAGAACCTGGAGCTCCTCAAGCCTTCCGACGAGGTGAAATTCGTCCTCGCGGGCCGGAGCGACTACGAATGGGCCCGGGACGTCGTCACCCGCCTGCGCCTGGATGAGCGCGTCGGCGTCCTCTTTTCCCCGGTGCACGGGGTGCTTCACCCGCGGCCCCTGTCCGAGTGGGTCCTGGCCGATCGACTCCCGGTGCGCGTGCAGCTGCAGATCCACAAGTACATCTGGCCCCCCGATCTGCGGGGGGTGTGA
- a CDS encoding deoxyribonuclease IV, with the protein MQKPRLKQVSWVIPRRPLGAHMSIAGGVDRAIGRGFSIGCAAIQIFTKSNNQWAARPLPEDEVLRFRAERARHGDLPVVAHDSYLINLCSPDDRLYEKSIESCLLELERCARLGIETLVVHPGGHMGQGEDFAIRRLAGAIDRIHDRVPRAGASIALETMAGQGTVIGHRFDQIARVIALTRDPDRVGVCFDTCHVFAAGYDLRTPPAYEETLRMFEGEIGLARLRAVHVNDSKRDLGSRVDRHEHIGKGFLGREAFRLLMNDARFLSVPLVLETPKDETTLQEDVENLDRLIGLVARRPGCRPLGRIAAAAGRRP; encoded by the coding sequence GTGCAGAAGCCCCGACTGAAGCAGGTTTCCTGGGTCATTCCGCGTCGGCCCCTGGGCGCCCACATGTCCATCGCCGGCGGCGTGGACCGGGCGATCGGACGCGGTTTTTCCATCGGCTGTGCGGCGATCCAGATTTTCACCAAGAGCAACAACCAGTGGGCCGCCAGGCCGCTCCCGGAGGACGAAGTCCTGCGCTTCAGGGCCGAGCGGGCACGTCACGGAGACCTTCCCGTGGTGGCCCACGACTCGTACCTCATCAACCTCTGCTCACCGGACGACCGCCTGTACGAGAAATCGATCGAGTCCTGCCTTCTCGAGCTCGAACGCTGCGCCCGTCTCGGCATCGAGACGCTCGTCGTCCACCCGGGGGGCCACATGGGGCAGGGTGAGGATTTCGCCATCCGCCGGCTGGCCGGTGCGATCGATCGGATCCACGACCGGGTGCCGCGTGCCGGGGCCTCGATCGCCCTCGAGACCATGGCGGGCCAGGGGACCGTGATCGGCCACCGCTTTGATCAGATCGCCCGGGTCATCGCCCTGACCCGCGATCCCGATCGCGTGGGGGTCTGCTTCGACACCTGCCACGTGTTCGCCGCCGGTTACGATCTCAGGACGCCGCCGGCGTATGAGGAGACGCTGCGCATGTTCGAGGGGGAGATCGGACTGGCGCGCCTGCGGGCCGTCCACGTCAACGACTCCAAGCGTGACCTCGGATCGCGGGTCGACCGGCACGAACACATCGGCAAGGGCTTCCTGGGAAGGGAGGCGTTCCGGCTCCTGATGAACGACGCGCGTTTCCTGAGCGTTCCGTTGGTCCTGGAGACGCCGAAGGACGAAACAACGCTCCAGGAGGACGTGGAGAACCTCGACCGGCTCATCGGCCTTGTGGCGCGGCGCCCCGGCTGCCGGCCGCTCGGGAGGATCGCCGCGGCCGCCGGAAGGCGGCCGTGA